From a region of the Danaus plexippus chromosome 8, MEX_DaPlex, whole genome shotgun sequence genome:
- the LOC116772853 gene encoding rhomboid-related protein 1 isoform X3 produces MSGKRTRSYRCAVHQRDREVSSENDFHLLLEDPTLFARMVHLVAMEVLPEERDRKYYQERYTCCPPPLFIICVTLLELGVFAWYAWGGVAAAGPVPVDSPLVYRPDRRQELWRFLTYSVVHAGWLHLAFNLLVQLAVGLPLEMVHGAVRCGAVYLAGVLGGSLAASVLDPDVCLAGASGGVYALLAAHLANALLNFHAMRYGAVRLVAALAVASCDVGFAVHARYTKQEAPPVSYAAHVAGALAGLTIGLLVLKHAQQRLWERLLWWAALGAYAACTLFAVLYNVFSGPVDELHYMPPDPPPDVGF; encoded by the exons atGAGCGGCAAGCGCACGCGCAGCTATAGATGTGCGGTGCATCAAAGAGACAGAGAAGTCAGCTCTGAGAACGACTTTCATTTACTATTAGAAGATCCAACACTTTTTGCcag GATGGTTCATCTCGTGGCTATGGAAGTGCTCCCGGAGGAGAGGGATCGGAAATACTATCAGGAAAGATACACGTGCTGTCCCCCGCCGCTCTTCATCATCTGCGTCACTTTACTAGAA TTGGGAGTGTTCGCGTGGTACGCGTGGGGCGGCGTGGCGGCCGCGGGCCCGGTGCCTGTGGACTCGCCCCTCGTGTATCGACCTGACAGGAGACAGGAGTTGTGGCGCTTCCTCACATACAGCGTGGTACACGCCGGCTGGCTGCACCTCGCATTCAACTTGCTTGTACAGTTAGCG GTGGGTCTGCCGTTGGAGATGGTTCACGGTGCGGTGAGGTGTGGCGCGGTGTACTTGGCGGGTGTGCTGGGCGGGTCGCTGGCCGCCTCCGTCCTCGACCCTGATGTGTGTCTCGCGGGAGCCTCGGGTGGAGTGTACGCCTTACTCGCGGCTCACCTCGCTAATGCCTTGTTGAACTTCCACGCCATGAGATACGGCGCTGTGAGACTCGTGGCAGCCCTCGCCGTCGCATCCTGTGACGTCGGTTTCGCTGTCCACGCTAGGTATACTAAG CAGGAGGCGCCGCCTGTATCGTACGCGGCGCACGTGGCGGGCGCTCTGGCCGGTCTCACCATCGGACTGTTGGTGTTGAAACACGCACAACAGCGCTTATGGGAGAGACTGTTGTGGTGGGCGGCGCTAGGAGCGTACGCGGCCTGCACTCTATTCGCCGTATTATACAACGTGTTCAGCGGACCGGTCGATGAATTGCACTATATGCCGCCCGATCCGCCGCCAGACGTCGGCTTTTGA